From the genome of Candidatus Electrothrix communis, one region includes:
- a CDS encoding transposase, with protein MLGWLATLSRYGLFKETIRGFLQALRKHKPGLYAEVKDELSLDYLQDNFDLTEKDKDKARGRIKEMAKDLYLLKTSFEHHHQVGHYQTFKTLAQVFDQQCAVKSENDLSSSPADVDSDKELVEAARNTAPVDSEEEISSGNMTPADESADSTKNIVPAEPEIEMRAKPVGDKIISTPHNTDAEYTRKRNQTVVGHKGFVTETCDPDNKVQFITDVNLEAATHADATEISFIEQRLEENNLKPKELNADAGFVNGQSILEAAARGIDLAGPSSGRSQSIEGFADIDRPLDIADFKVQINDETKELSVLSCPKNQVPIDQPRSEKTGKLLVHFNSDVCRACGVCDRCPVKIGVKIATLTVDEAQYAGAARHHQYMGDPEYRRKCGIRAGAESLVNEIANAHDGRQSRHRNEKGSRLQLVMAGISCNVKRFIRFTQNSVQNPSNVVA; from the coding sequence ATGCTTGGATGGCTCGCGACACTTTCCCGTTATGGATTATTCAAGGAAACCATCAGGGGGTTTCTTCAAGCACTACGAAAGCATAAGCCCGGACTGTATGCAGAGGTAAAAGACGAACTTTCCCTTGATTACCTACAGGATAATTTTGATTTAACAGAAAAGGATAAAGATAAGGCCAGAGGTCGAATCAAGGAAATGGCCAAGGATCTTTACCTGCTGAAAACATCTTTTGAACATCATCATCAAGTGGGCCATTACCAGACATTTAAGACATTAGCCCAAGTGTTTGATCAGCAGTGTGCTGTTAAATCTGAAAATGACCTTTCTTCTTCTCCTGCTGATGTTGACTCTGACAAAGAACTCGTTGAAGCTGCAAGGAATACCGCTCCGGTTGACTCTGAAGAGGAAATATCGTCTGGCAACATGACACCTGCTGATGAATCAGCTGACAGTACAAAAAATATTGTTCCTGCTGAACCTGAGATAGAAATGCGGGCGAAGCCGGTGGGTGATAAAATCATATCCACTCCGCATAATACCGATGCTGAATATACGCGTAAAAGGAACCAAACGGTTGTTGGTCATAAAGGATTTGTTACCGAAACTTGCGATCCTGATAACAAAGTTCAATTTATTACTGATGTAAACCTTGAAGCCGCAACTCATGCTGATGCAACAGAAATATCTTTTATAGAACAACGACTTGAAGAGAACAATCTGAAACCAAAAGAACTGAATGCGGATGCTGGTTTTGTCAATGGACAGTCAATCCTGGAAGCGGCAGCAAGGGGTATAGACTTGGCAGGTCCCAGTTCAGGACGATCACAGAGTATAGAAGGGTTTGCTGACATAGACCGCCCTCTTGATATTGCTGACTTTAAGGTTCAAATTAATGATGAGACGAAAGAGCTTTCTGTTTTGTCCTGCCCGAAAAATCAAGTTCCGATCGATCAGCCTCGCAGTGAGAAAACCGGCAAACTCCTGGTTCATTTCAACAGTGATGTTTGTAGAGCTTGTGGCGTCTGTGACCGTTGTCCGGTTAAAATTGGTGTTAAAATAGCAACATTAACTGTGGACGAGGCACAATATGCTGGAGCCGCTCGCCATCATCAGTATATGGGTGATCCAGAATACCGCAGGAAATGTGGTATCCGTGCAGGAGCCGAAAGTCTTGTAAACGAAATTGCCAATGCACACGACGGCAGGCAATCACGTCATCGAAATGAAAAAGGATCCCGGCTACAGTTAGTGATGGCTGGAATAAGTTGTAATGTGAAGCGATTTATCCGTTTTACGCAGAACTCCGTCCAAAATCCATCAAATGTGGTCGCATAG